Proteins from a single region of Rhodopirellula halodulae:
- a CDS encoding thymidine phosphorylase gives MLTANLIRTKRDGGVLSEEQWRFLIEGFCSGEVADYQMSAMAMAVFFKGLTRTETADLTRCMVDSGERLPRVTDRPRVDKHSTGGLGDKVSLILASLLACCGVDVPMISGRGLGRTGGTLDKLEAIPGYQTQITTDQSSRVLREVGCFIVGATETIAPADRRLYGLRDVTGTVESVGLITASILSKKLAASLDALVMDVKVGSAGFMPNLESATELAESLKEVGAEAGLPTIPVLTDMDQPLGRAIGNAIEVNESLDVLAGGGPKEVRDLTLRLSAEVLVETRMATDIANAEATLADALDSGGAKERFEKMVHEQGGTLSGHLPLGKQKDYVADQDGWVQSIDCPAIGDAIITMGGGRRTVADVVDPCVGIDLHVRIGDRVERGQPLWTVYESQTKCPPIDPVVLSETEVSPRPLILE, from the coding sequence ATGCTGACCGCAAATTTGATTCGGACCAAGCGGGACGGCGGGGTCTTGAGCGAGGAGCAGTGGCGGTTCCTGATCGAGGGTTTCTGCAGCGGCGAGGTCGCGGATTACCAGATGTCGGCGATGGCGATGGCGGTCTTTTTCAAAGGCCTGACGCGGACTGAAACGGCGGATTTGACTCGGTGCATGGTCGACAGCGGTGAACGTCTGCCTCGCGTGACCGACCGTCCTCGCGTGGACAAACACAGCACCGGAGGTTTGGGTGACAAGGTGTCGCTGATTCTGGCTTCGTTGCTGGCATGTTGCGGCGTCGATGTTCCGATGATTAGCGGTCGAGGCTTGGGCCGAACCGGCGGGACCCTGGACAAATTGGAGGCGATCCCGGGTTACCAGACACAAATCACCACCGATCAGTCCAGCCGCGTGCTGCGGGAGGTGGGATGCTTCATCGTGGGAGCAACGGAGACCATCGCTCCGGCCGATCGACGCCTGTACGGATTGCGGGACGTCACGGGGACCGTCGAATCCGTCGGTCTGATCACGGCCAGTATTCTGAGCAAGAAGTTGGCGGCGAGTTTGGACGCTTTGGTCATGGACGTGAAAGTCGGTTCAGCGGGCTTCATGCCGAATCTTGAATCGGCGACGGAGTTGGCGGAGTCATTGAAAGAAGTGGGCGCGGAGGCTGGTTTGCCAACGATCCCCGTTTTAACGGACATGGATCAACCCCTGGGGCGAGCCATTGGGAATGCCATCGAGGTCAACGAGTCGTTGGACGTGTTGGCAGGAGGTGGACCAAAAGAGGTGCGTGACCTGACTCTGCGTTTATCCGCTGAAGTGTTGGTCGAAACACGAATGGCGACGGACATCGCAAACGCGGAAGCAACGCTCGCCGACGCGCTCGATTCCGGGGGCGCGAAAGAGCGGTTTGAGAAGATGGTTCACGAACAAGGCGGCACCCTGTCCGGGCATTTGCCACTCGGGAAACAAAAAGACTATGTTGCGGATCAAGACGGATGGGTGCAGTCAATCGATTGCCCCGCCATCGGAGACGCGATCATCACGATGGGAGGCGGTCGTCGGACCGTTGCCGATGTCGTGGATCCATGTGTGGGGATTGATCTGCACGTTCGAATTGGGGACCGGGTCGAGCGGGGGCAACCGTTGTGGACGGTTTACGAGTCACAGACAAAATGCCCGCCGATTGATCCGGTCGTGTTGTCGGAAACGGAAGTCAGCCCACGTCCGTTGATCCTGGAATGA
- a CDS encoding tetratricopeptide repeat protein — MSVKKRKRQRQEPTTPNRPSWLRRPITWVLLALAGGLLLLGTVPQRVHWQRYETQLRNTNFAAATQSIEAAEKWWASTDDVMLGKAEILGQQGYDEEALSAIVVAENFGADSSTTAAAKARLQWQSGRLDQRAQQFRSGNFTSDDFAAVSMGHLVRGELDTAEKVLKVWREQYPQDAAADVTAALIAQEDEDLQRAGDLLRQAVQKNPRHVGARFQLAQHQYAMRNFDAALAGFESVIHSLESSVPDGDRVSINGEQLHASRFIRALILQEQNRIEDAETQFQELLALYPNDFAIRYSLANMYALNGKGDEIISALRPILDQFPDDISLNYLMATAEALRGNFELADGWIGQYLNARRQLNQLIEAERQRAGQPPNPEFYMQLAEAYLKYKWDDAKPWIDLAASLQPQSPRIRRGYQIFYENSGNWEQAARYRQ; from the coding sequence ATGAGCGTCAAGAAACGCAAGCGGCAACGCCAGGAACCAACCACTCCCAATAGACCATCTTGGTTACGACGCCCGATCACTTGGGTGTTGCTTGCGTTGGCGGGTGGCTTGTTATTGCTGGGCACTGTCCCACAGCGTGTTCACTGGCAGCGGTACGAAACTCAGCTTCGCAACACGAACTTCGCCGCTGCTACACAGTCCATCGAAGCCGCCGAGAAATGGTGGGCGTCAACCGACGACGTCATGTTGGGCAAAGCGGAAATTCTGGGCCAGCAAGGTTACGACGAGGAAGCCTTGTCAGCCATCGTCGTCGCTGAAAACTTCGGTGCGGACTCATCCACGACCGCCGCGGCGAAAGCGCGGCTGCAATGGCAAAGCGGTCGTCTCGATCAACGAGCCCAACAATTCCGATCAGGAAACTTCACCTCCGATGATTTCGCTGCCGTTTCAATGGGACATCTCGTTCGTGGCGAACTGGATACCGCAGAAAAGGTCCTCAAGGTTTGGCGTGAGCAATACCCGCAGGATGCCGCGGCTGATGTCACGGCGGCATTGATTGCACAAGAGGACGAAGATCTTCAACGGGCGGGTGACTTGCTGAGGCAAGCGGTTCAAAAGAACCCCCGTCACGTGGGCGCCCGGTTTCAATTGGCACAACATCAATACGCCATGAGGAATTTTGATGCGGCACTGGCGGGTTTCGAATCGGTGATCCATTCGCTGGAATCGTCCGTGCCCGACGGAGATCGCGTGTCGATCAATGGTGAACAATTGCACGCGTCTCGTTTCATTCGGGCGTTGATTTTGCAGGAGCAAAACCGCATCGAGGATGCCGAAACCCAGTTTCAAGAACTGCTGGCACTGTACCCAAATGATTTCGCCATTCGCTACTCGCTGGCCAACATGTATGCCTTGAATGGGAAAGGCGACGAGATCATCTCCGCACTGCGTCCGATCTTGGATCAGTTCCCCGATGACATCTCGCTGAACTATTTAATGGCCACCGCCGAGGCTTTGCGTGGCAACTTTGAGCTTGCCGATGGATGGATCGGGCAATATCTAAATGCCAGACGGCAATTGAACCAGTTGATCGAAGCCGAACGCCAACGCGCCGGCCAACCGCCCAACCCTGAGTTCTACATGCAGTTGGCGGAAGCCTATCTGAAGTACAAATGGGACGACGCCAAACCCTGGATCGATTTGGCGGCCTCGTTGCAACCACAGTCACCACGCATTCGCCGCGGTTACCAAATCTTCTACGAGAACTCAGGCAACTGGGAACAAGCCGCTCGTTATCGCCAGTGA
- a CDS encoding sulfatase family protein, protein MKRAFRFHFTRSLQNASRQDAAGVESRIIFGEWIRGVICVTLSVVLGGFALATETTPRNVLIIQTDEHNFRTLGCYRQTLSPELAAVWGKEAIVETPHIDSIAARGAICTSFYATSPVCTPSRAAFFTGRYPQNTGAYQNDRPLSSDMVTFAEVLRRNGYATGYAGKWHLDGSGKPQWEPKRKFGFSDNRFMFNRGHWKKFGFDTGQPIIAATNKKGAPSYSLDDADETSFSTDWLCDRAMDFIREHAGQPFCYHLSLPDPHGPNTVRAPYDTLYEDMAIRPPLTFQMDADQPGWLPANGRNTSSKFNARLMTLYFGMVRCIDDNVGQILALLDELQLTDQTIVVFTADHGDLCYEHGRLNKGNPYEGSAKVPMIVAGEGVVTKGLQIDETLGTVDFAPTLLGLLGHRVPDSMQGLDASKWFQRVSGDPNSTVEEQVTFLRAASNKPTWVAAVTDRYKLIVSADDSPWLFDLETDPHEMFNHFAKPENRSVNARLAAALLRYGDQMKDPQLTEGKLRSELQSMLTNR, encoded by the coding sequence ATGAAGCGTGCTTTCAGATTTCACTTCACCCGATCGCTCCAAAATGCGTCGCGGCAAGACGCGGCGGGAGTTGAAAGTCGAATCATTTTCGGTGAATGGATTCGCGGGGTGATCTGCGTCACGCTGAGTGTGGTTCTTGGTGGTTTCGCGTTGGCGACGGAGACGACTCCGCGAAATGTGTTGATCATTCAAACTGACGAACACAATTTTCGAACGCTGGGCTGCTACCGACAAACGCTTTCGCCGGAATTGGCCGCCGTGTGGGGGAAAGAGGCGATTGTCGAAACACCTCACATTGATTCCATCGCCGCGCGGGGTGCGATCTGCACGTCGTTCTATGCAACCTCGCCCGTTTGTACGCCGTCCCGAGCGGCTTTCTTCACCGGACGTTATCCGCAGAACACTGGGGCCTATCAAAACGATCGCCCATTGAGCAGCGACATGGTGACGTTCGCGGAAGTGTTGCGGCGGAACGGCTACGCCACCGGGTACGCAGGGAAGTGGCATTTGGATGGAAGTGGCAAGCCACAGTGGGAACCCAAGCGAAAGTTCGGGTTCTCTGACAATCGGTTCATGTTCAATCGAGGCCACTGGAAGAAGTTTGGCTTCGATACCGGCCAACCAATCATTGCTGCGACCAACAAGAAGGGAGCACCAAGCTACAGCTTGGACGACGCCGATGAGACTTCCTTCAGCACCGATTGGTTGTGCGATCGAGCGATGGACTTCATTCGAGAACACGCCGGGCAACCGTTTTGTTACCACCTGTCGTTGCCGGATCCGCACGGACCCAACACGGTGCGGGCGCCTTACGACACCCTGTATGAAGACATGGCCATTCGACCGCCATTGACTTTTCAAATGGATGCAGACCAACCGGGGTGGCTGCCGGCCAACGGTCGCAACACCAGCTCGAAATTCAACGCTCGGTTGATGACGTTGTACTTTGGCATGGTCCGCTGCATCGATGACAACGTTGGGCAAATCTTGGCTTTGCTCGACGAGTTGCAGTTGACCGATCAGACCATCGTCGTCTTCACCGCCGATCATGGTGACCTTTGTTACGAACACGGTCGATTGAACAAAGGCAATCCGTACGAGGGAAGTGCGAAGGTGCCAATGATCGTCGCGGGCGAAGGCGTGGTCACCAAAGGTTTGCAAATCGATGAGACGCTTGGCACCGTCGACTTTGCACCCACCTTGCTCGGCTTGCTGGGCCACCGTGTTCCCGATTCGATGCAGGGTTTGGACGCATCGAAGTGGTTTCAGCGTGTGAGTGGTGATCCAAACTCGACGGTCGAGGAACAAGTGACCTTTTTGCGGGCAGCGTCGAACAAGCCAACTTGGGTCGCCGCGGTAACGGATCGATACAAGCTGATTGTTTCGGCCGATGATTCACCTTGGTTGTTTGATTTGGAGACGGACCCGCATGAAATGTTCAACCACTTTGCGAAACCTGAAAACCGAAGCGTGAACGCGCGGTTGGCAGCGGCCCTGTTGCGATATGGCGACCAGATGAAAGATCCTCAGTTGACCGAAGGAAAGCTAAGGAGTGAGTTGCAATCAATGCTGACCAATCGATGA
- a CDS encoding FG-GAP repeat domain-containing protein, with protein MLLRPKSASTASCYSLLLGGILPFLGCDASAPVDPQLIDRLVRTTSAAPPKDEESIRAFCGDCHASPDPGIFEWDRWEEEVDQGFRLYRESLRDDLIVPDREATLAYYRDPSPKEYDIRVPKRSQDTRFQRSVLEWPQRPAISAVSSLVRLPDANGKPVVALTDMWTGTVATFSPTQTTPKGSSGDQATQSTDIQVQLMAPVAHASHIATSDLDGDGTTDYLVADLGTHNPQTEHEGNVWWLRPRSQKDSGETVRFDRIPLKLAMSRVADVRPIDYDGDGDQDILVGDFGLHFEGGLHLGLNQGIQPETGVPAFEWEMLDERPGIISIEVLDFDGDGKEDFLTLLTQHYEAIQWHRNVGDGTYETIVLHQADNPAYGSSSMEIVDLDQDGDLDVLATNGDTFDDSLAKPFHGIWWIENPGNDKLQQNHVEPFQRHSIGNMPGCYHAATGDFDGDGDLDIAATAWLSKKEIARYPADSFDGLVWFENLGRQSGESNFDFQRHTMEMNRCQAATLEVIDWNEDGRDDLLVPQSVMAFDAVDPMVLWLNLDEESEELAP; from the coding sequence ATGCTCCTCAGACCAAAGTCCGCTTCGACAGCGAGTTGCTATTCGTTGCTGTTAGGCGGCATCTTGCCTTTTCTTGGTTGTGACGCGTCCGCTCCAGTCGATCCGCAACTCATCGATCGTTTGGTAAGGACCACTTCAGCAGCACCGCCGAAGGACGAAGAATCCATTCGAGCTTTCTGCGGCGACTGCCATGCTTCCCCCGATCCAGGCATCTTTGAATGGGACCGCTGGGAAGAAGAAGTCGACCAGGGTTTTCGGCTCTACCGAGAATCATTGCGAGACGATCTGATCGTGCCCGACCGCGAAGCCACACTCGCCTACTATCGGGATCCATCGCCCAAGGAATACGACATCCGGGTCCCCAAGCGATCGCAAGACACACGCTTTCAACGCAGCGTCCTGGAATGGCCCCAACGTCCCGCCATCAGCGCAGTCTCCAGCTTGGTTCGTCTTCCCGATGCAAACGGCAAACCGGTGGTCGCACTGACCGATATGTGGACCGGAACGGTCGCGACCTTTTCACCGACGCAAACAACACCGAAGGGCAGTTCGGGCGATCAAGCGACTCAATCCACGGACATACAAGTTCAATTGATGGCTCCGGTTGCACATGCTTCTCACATCGCAACATCCGACTTGGATGGCGACGGCACGACCGATTATTTGGTTGCCGATTTGGGAACCCACAATCCACAAACGGAACATGAGGGCAACGTTTGGTGGTTGCGTCCTCGGTCACAGAAAGACTCAGGCGAAACCGTTCGCTTTGACCGCATCCCCTTGAAGCTCGCCATGTCGCGAGTCGCGGATGTTCGACCGATCGACTACGACGGCGATGGTGATCAAGACATCTTGGTGGGAGACTTCGGCCTGCATTTCGAAGGAGGCTTGCATCTGGGATTGAACCAAGGCATTCAGCCCGAAACCGGCGTTCCCGCTTTCGAGTGGGAAATGCTGGACGAGCGCCCCGGCATCATCTCGATTGAGGTGTTGGATTTTGATGGCGACGGAAAAGAAGACTTCCTGACCCTTTTGACTCAGCACTACGAAGCGATTCAGTGGCATCGCAACGTTGGAGACGGGACCTATGAAACCATCGTTTTGCATCAAGCCGACAATCCTGCCTACGGTTCCAGCAGCATGGAAATTGTCGACTTGGACCAAGACGGCGACCTGGACGTCTTGGCAACCAACGGCGACACCTTCGACGACTCACTTGCCAAACCGTTCCATGGCATTTGGTGGATCGAAAATCCAGGCAACGACAAGCTTCAACAAAACCATGTCGAACCCTTTCAACGTCACTCGATCGGCAACATGCCCGGTTGTTATCACGCGGCAACCGGCGACTTCGACGGCGATGGCGATTTGGACATTGCCGCGACTGCTTGGCTGAGCAAAAAGGAGATCGCTCGCTATCCGGCTGACTCGTTTGACGGATTGGTCTGGTTCGAAAACTTGGGTCGCCAAAGCGGTGAATCAAACTTTGACTTCCAACGACACACGATGGAAATGAATCGCTGCCAAGCTGCAACCCTCGAGGTCATCGATTGGAACGAGGACGGGCGTGATGATTTACTAGTGCCCCAGTCCGTGATGGCGTTCGATGCCGTCGACCCCATGGTGCTGTGGCTGAACCTCGACGAAGAGTCCGAGGAACTGGCCCCATGA
- a CDS encoding DUF1559 domain-containing protein, with protein sequence MSSQRPTSWMDGITLYVACIVGLSLLATALPRWRQSARSAACEMNLKQLGLAFHNYHSAYRQLPMGSGGTSPGSVDEPLLGNANRLSPWVGISPFMEQQALWEQISNPMSVANKRFPAMGPVPWYDFESYPPWKKRPQALACPADSTTKKFPTASSYVVNYGDAVMNVGASPLREMPPYGKTPAALRGMFGREMAFRFRDVLDGLSNTLMVSEAKIGGVQVAKNVSGMIERPTVCIDAQGKADTEYWPEGRTACWADGSLLSTGVQTILPPNSPSATSEKGELEGVLSASSHHGEGAHVLIADGSVRFASQSIDVGDQDSPTVAQGHLDGGKTLPPGSRSPFGVWGALGTRAAKDRFDVAALSDPVRTYQELELAEFAAYELETWHAAKGTGKLQARQIDLSDKGVLTLMSESGDIRRLGLSRFASQDAYRAVETHRKRIQDQSKLLLEHLATQLDLLEDKQFETFVREWMVVNSDDESKSNVAMMAGLLKQQRGAMITKYDQLLELFHQMDEMTRAKLQENLTTGKGLARNFQMQFVQGKWKVVAEGRFNRAIGRPQEIRGAFEAAADPFGGR encoded by the coding sequence ATGAGTTCACAACGTCCGACGAGTTGGATGGATGGGATCACGTTGTATGTCGCATGCATCGTCGGTCTGTCGTTGCTCGCGACAGCTCTGCCGCGATGGCGCCAGTCCGCTCGGTCGGCGGCTTGCGAGATGAATCTCAAACAGCTCGGCTTGGCATTCCACAATTACCATTCCGCCTATCGACAATTGCCGATGGGCAGTGGTGGGACGTCACCAGGAAGCGTCGATGAGCCTTTGCTGGGAAACGCGAATCGACTGAGCCCGTGGGTTGGCATCTCGCCATTCATGGAGCAGCAGGCTTTGTGGGAACAGATTTCCAACCCGATGAGCGTGGCGAACAAACGGTTTCCGGCGATGGGGCCGGTGCCGTGGTACGACTTCGAGTCTTACCCGCCATGGAAGAAACGCCCTCAGGCGTTGGCTTGCCCGGCGGATTCCACCACCAAGAAGTTTCCAACCGCATCCAGCTACGTTGTGAATTACGGTGACGCGGTGATGAACGTGGGGGCTTCGCCTTTGCGGGAGATGCCGCCATACGGAAAAACGCCCGCGGCACTGCGCGGGATGTTTGGCCGTGAGATGGCGTTTCGTTTTCGAGATGTGTTGGATGGATTGTCCAACACACTGATGGTCAGCGAAGCAAAGATCGGCGGAGTCCAAGTCGCGAAAAACGTCTCGGGAATGATTGAGCGACCGACTGTTTGCATCGACGCACAAGGGAAAGCGGACACGGAGTATTGGCCGGAGGGACGAACGGCCTGTTGGGCCGATGGCTCGCTGTTGTCCACGGGAGTGCAAACGATCCTGCCGCCTAACTCGCCATCGGCGACATCTGAAAAAGGAGAGCTGGAAGGCGTTTTGTCCGCATCAAGTCATCACGGGGAAGGTGCTCATGTCTTGATCGCGGATGGTTCGGTGCGTTTTGCAAGTCAGTCGATTGATGTGGGGGACCAGGATTCTCCGACGGTTGCCCAAGGGCATTTGGATGGCGGCAAAACGTTGCCACCTGGCAGCAGAAGTCCCTTCGGTGTCTGGGGAGCCTTGGGAACGCGAGCCGCCAAGGACCGGTTCGACGTTGCTGCTTTGTCCGATCCGGTCAGAACTTATCAAGAATTGGAGCTGGCTGAGTTTGCCGCCTACGAATTGGAAACGTGGCATGCGGCCAAAGGCACCGGGAAATTGCAGGCGAGGCAGATTGATTTGTCGGACAAAGGCGTGCTGACACTGATGTCGGAAAGCGGAGACATCCGTCGTCTCGGTTTGTCGCGGTTCGCCAGTCAAGACGCCTACCGAGCAGTCGAAACTCATCGCAAGCGTATTCAAGATCAATCCAAGTTGCTGCTGGAGCATTTGGCAACACAATTGGATCTGTTGGAAGACAAACAGTTCGAGACCTTTGTCCGCGAGTGGATGGTGGTCAATTCGGACGACGAATCAAAATCGAATGTCGCCATGATGGCGGGGCTATTGAAACAACAACGAGGGGCAATGATCACGAAGTACGATCAACTTCTCGAATTGTTTCACCAGATGGATGAGATGACTCGGGCCAAGTTGCAGGAAAATTTGACAACAGGCAAAGGTCTCGCTCGCAATTTCCAAATGCAATTTGTGCAAGGCAAGTGGAAGGTCGTCGCTGAAGGGCGATTCAATCGTGCGATTGGTCGACCTCAGGAAATCAGGGGGGCGTTCGAGGCTGCAGCGGATCCTTTTGGGGGGCGTTAA
- a CDS encoding ATPase, T2SS/T4P/T4SS family, producing the protein MAKQSNEEVQLWQTVAPVEFVPRVKDKNDQQALLISTRQGAGYAIAGGQLSHAISSRATHILFDFSKSACAIRYQIDGAWEQLPPLDRESGDAMLYALKQLCLMNPADRRGSQKGGMQVKLVKDKYQFNMQSQGVPTGERVICRLEAEEMPFKKLGDLGMRDKMIEQFKENLNGSGNVVLIAAKKSEGVSTFWNVAISAADRLIRDFQSFEPEESPEPEIINISPNFFGGDTGKTELDMVNRMVLREPDVLMFPNPPQPESLKVAMEQVIAADRQVIHRIAADGAIAALVAFVGRYPECRSMIAEKLGCVIHQRLVRRLCDNCKVGFEPPPKLLAQLGIPAGRVPLLYKPFIPPPIEQQVDENGRPAPIEPCPVCNSRGYHGRIGIYEMLTPRPQFREALKKTQDAGQLTAIAKSEGFRPVQSEAVLTVARGLTSLDELKRAFAKR; encoded by the coding sequence GTGGCAAAGCAAAGCAACGAAGAAGTACAACTTTGGCAAACCGTCGCCCCGGTCGAATTCGTCCCGCGAGTCAAAGACAAGAATGATCAACAAGCCCTGCTGATCAGCACTCGGCAAGGTGCCGGCTACGCGATCGCCGGCGGGCAATTGAGCCACGCGATCAGTTCGCGTGCGACTCACATCCTGTTTGATTTTTCGAAATCGGCCTGCGCGATTCGCTATCAGATCGACGGGGCGTGGGAACAGTTGCCACCGCTGGATCGCGAAAGCGGCGACGCGATGCTGTACGCGCTGAAACAACTGTGCCTGATGAATCCCGCCGACCGACGCGGCAGCCAAAAAGGCGGCATGCAGGTCAAACTGGTCAAAGACAAATACCAATTCAACATGCAGTCACAAGGCGTCCCCACGGGCGAACGCGTGATCTGCCGTCTCGAAGCCGAAGAGATGCCCTTCAAAAAGTTGGGCGACCTCGGCATGCGAGACAAGATGATCGAGCAGTTCAAAGAGAACCTGAATGGCTCGGGAAATGTCGTCTTGATCGCCGCGAAAAAGAGCGAAGGCGTGTCGACCTTTTGGAACGTGGCCATCAGCGCCGCTGACCGCCTGATTCGCGATTTCCAATCGTTCGAACCCGAAGAATCGCCGGAACCCGAGATCATCAACATCTCGCCCAACTTCTTCGGCGGAGACACCGGCAAAACCGAGTTGGACATGGTCAACCGAATGGTTCTTCGAGAACCGGACGTGTTGATGTTCCCGAATCCACCGCAACCGGAATCGCTCAAGGTTGCCATGGAACAGGTGATCGCGGCAGACCGACAAGTCATCCACCGCATCGCGGCGGACGGGGCCATCGCGGCTCTGGTCGCCTTCGTTGGACGCTATCCCGAATGTCGCAGCATGATCGCTGAAAAGCTTGGCTGTGTCATTCACCAACGCTTGGTCCGGCGACTGTGCGACAACTGCAAAGTCGGCTTCGAACCGCCACCGAAGTTGCTTGCTCAGTTGGGCATTCCCGCGGGACGAGTGCCGTTGCTTTACAAGCCTTTCATTCCGCCGCCGATTGAACAGCAAGTCGACGAGAACGGACGCCCCGCCCCGATCGAGCCTTGTCCCGTTTGCAACTCACGCGGGTACCACGGCCGCATCGGGATTTACGAAATGTTGACGCCCAGACCGCAGTTCCGCGAAGCCTTGAAGAAGACTCAGGACGCCGGCCAATTGACCGCGATTGCCAAGTCCGAAGGTTTCCGTCCGGTCCAATCCGAAGCCGTCCTCACGGTCGCCCGCGGCCTGACCAGCCTCGACGAACTCAAACGTGCCTTCGCGAAACGCTAG
- a CDS encoding cysteine hydrolase family protein: MLVVDVQMEYFDGALPIRHPVGHLESILEVMDRAQEAKVPTVVIRHHQPDPDSPVFRKDSDMWQLHSEVESRPRDVLIDKTLPGSFTNTDLDKFLKDNEVDTVTIAGYMTQVCCDTTARQAMHRGYQVEFLNDATGTLDVSNKAGSVTAEQLHESILVAQQMFISDVIDRKEWYQRL; this comes from the coding sequence TTGTTAGTTGTTGATGTCCAGATGGAATACTTTGATGGAGCGTTGCCGATCCGGCACCCCGTTGGTCATCTGGAATCCATTTTGGAGGTGATGGATCGGGCGCAAGAGGCCAAAGTGCCGACGGTGGTGATTCGGCACCATCAGCCCGATCCCGACTCGCCGGTCTTCCGCAAAGACAGCGACATGTGGCAATTGCATTCCGAAGTGGAATCGCGACCGCGAGATGTGTTGATCGACAAAACCTTGCCGGGGTCGTTCACCAATACGGATCTCGACAAGTTTCTCAAGGACAACGAAGTCGACACCGTGACGATCGCGGGTTACATGACTCAGGTGTGTTGTGACACGACCGCACGGCAAGCCATGCATCGCGGTTATCAGGTTGAATTCCTGAATGACGCGACTGGCACCTTGGATGTGTCCAACAAAGCCGGATCCGTCACGGCCGAACAGTTGCACGAATCGATTCTGGTGGCTCAGCAGATGTTCATCAGCGATGTCATCGATCGCAAAGAGTGGTACCAGCGTTTGTAG
- a CDS encoding type IV pilus twitching motility protein PilT, producing the protein MAHGAAKTVPAGPPRDMSPDAVASRLKSSLLQEKKELEVDKIFRALVKLEGSDLHMKVGQPPMVRVGGELKPLNRGPIEAEEMVRLLLPMMDDRNLIIFEEEGGADFSYQCEVDGVRWRFRINMLKSLGNIGLVARRISNFIPDFRGLFLPDSIEQLCHYEQGMVLLAGVTGSGKSTTIGSMLNYINSIYRKHILTLEDPIEFIFTEDKSLINQREIGQDVVDFSVGMKHAVREDPDIILVGELRDEETFMTAIHAAETGHLVFGTIHAASASTCIGRILDLFPEEMHGAIRSAIAFNMKGIVAQKLLKSIKPGVSRVPTCEVMTFSPMIRKLVLEGHDNKLPDAIRIGSEDGMQDFTMSLKQLIDDELIDRPTAFAVAPNKDALKMALKGIDVKAPGIL; encoded by the coding sequence ATGGCACACGGCGCAGCGAAAACCGTTCCCGCAGGCCCACCACGCGACATGTCACCGGACGCGGTGGCATCGCGTTTGAAGAGCAGTTTGCTTCAGGAAAAGAAGGAACTGGAAGTCGACAAGATCTTCCGCGCTCTGGTCAAACTGGAGGGTTCCGACCTTCACATGAAAGTCGGCCAGCCTCCCATGGTTCGTGTCGGCGGTGAGCTGAAGCCACTGAACCGCGGTCCCATCGAAGCCGAGGAAATGGTTCGTCTGCTGCTGCCGATGATGGACGACCGCAACCTAATCATCTTTGAAGAAGAAGGCGGGGCTGACTTTTCGTACCAGTGCGAAGTCGACGGCGTTCGCTGGCGTTTCCGGATCAACATGCTGAAATCGCTGGGCAACATCGGTTTGGTCGCCCGCCGGATCAGCAACTTCATCCCGGATTTTCGCGGTCTCTTCCTGCCCGATTCGATCGAGCAACTTTGCCATTACGAACAGGGCATGGTGCTGCTGGCCGGGGTCACGGGTTCCGGAAAAAGTACAACGATCGGCTCGATGCTGAACTACATCAACAGCATCTATCGCAAACACATTCTGACACTCGAAGACCCGATCGAATTCATCTTCACGGAAGACAAATCACTGATCAACCAACGGGAAATCGGCCAAGACGTGGTCGACTTCTCCGTCGGAATGAAACACGCGGTGCGGGAAGACCCCGACATCATCCTGGTCGGTGAGCTTCGGGACGAAGAGACCTTCATGACGGCGATCCACGCGGCCGAAACAGGTCACCTGGTGTTCGGAACGATCCACGCCGCGAGCGCCTCCACCTGCATCGGTCGTATTCTGGACTTGTTCCCCGAAGAAATGCACGGTGCCATTCGCAGTGCCATCGCGTTCAACATGAAAGGCATCGTGGCTCAGAAACTGCTCAAGAGCATCAAGCCAGGCGTCTCGCGGGTCCCCACCTGTGAAGTCATGACGTTCTCACCGATGATTCGAAAATTGGTTCTCGAGGGACACGACAACAAACTGCCCGACGCGATCCGAATTGGCTCCGAAGACGGCATGCAAGACTTCACCATGAGTCTCAAGCAATTGATCGACGACGAGTTGATCGATCGCCCCACCGCGTTCGCCGTGGCACCAAACAAAGACGCGCTCAAGATGGCGCTCAAAGGCATCGATGTGAAAGCACCAGGGATTCTGTAA